In Diorhabda carinulata isolate Delta chromosome 6, icDioCari1.1, whole genome shotgun sequence, a single genomic region encodes these proteins:
- the LOC130895957 gene encoding uncharacterized protein LOC130895957 yields MSPRTLVTSLKLLCLKIISNKLIYALSDDEGKNYEIVSNYLTPTTFEVLQDLLKIILDSVNLDASIRFSCIEILLREDVRKLDTGMFPQFYYDKILRVITERGQGLQHLNLKGVWVRDFPDLLSQLVRSLKGLKSLFIPHMANDDVIEAILTLEHLRVLDISGEACFTGDGVKHLKSNTLQMLSIGYFGKLNICETEENSGIQLISHLLKNLPNLISLRTYSYTGRAVSLLHSEFPDYKTNLKYLHDTGTSKGIMESMLNLCPDLENLHLDGAECGVLEKLGKLRKLNTLKLTKCDVVEFLTFLRQSGSQLHTLKLNHNKNTSLDLSEICLLAPNLQTLECYHMKLTHTNLDTYFMSLVNVEFSYCEVSDDVIRFVFTNSPFLRKISVGSVIKMTDGDMFRLCAECDLINLEELWFSCAMWLTSTTVELLMGHCPKLKVIGHMDGWDVSQEDIDYLRAVVICTNTDLTLFPANDL; encoded by the exons ATGTCTCCCAGAACTTTAGTAACGTCCCTGAAACTTCTCTGCCTGAAAATTATCTCAAACAAACTTATCTACGCCCTCTCCGACGACGAGGGAAAGAACTACGAAATAGTCTCTAATTACTTAACACCGACCACTTTCGAAGTTCTGCAGGATTTGCTAAAAATAATTCTCGATTCCGTGAATTTGGATGCAAGTATTCGGTTCAGTTGTATCGAAATATTACTCAGGGAGGATGTTAGAAAATTGGATACGGGGATGTTTCCCCAATTCTACTACGACAAAATTCTCAGAGTGATTACTGAACGTGGACAGGGTTTGCAGCATCTCAATTTGAAGGGCGTTTGGGTGAGGGATTTTCCGGATTTATTAAGTCAACTTGTGAGAAGTTTGAAAGGTTTGAAGAGTTTGTTTATCCCCCATATGGCGAATGACGATGTCATTGAAGCAATATTGACGTTGGAACATTTGAGGGTATTAGACATTAGTGGGGAAGCTTGTTTTACAG gcGATGGCGTGAAGCATCTTAAAAGCAACACGTTGCAGATGTTGAGCATAGGTTATTTTGGAAAGTTGAATATCTGCGAAACCGAAGAAAATAGCGGGATCCAATTGATCTCGcacttattaaaaaatttaccaaATCTAATATCACTAAGAACGTATTCTTATACCGGCAGAGCAGTCTCATTACTTCACAGCGAATTCCCCGATTACAAAACTAACTTAAAGTATCTTCACGACACCGGAACTTCCAAAGGCATAATGGAGAGCATGTTAAATTTGTGTCCCGACTTGGAAAACTTACATTTGGACGGAGCCGAGTGTGGTGTCCTCGAAAAACTAGGGAAATTAAGGAAACTCAATACTTTGAAACTAACTAAATGCGACGTAGTTGAATTTCTGACGTTTCTCAGACAGTCCGGATCTCAATTGCACACCCTTAaattaaatcataataaaaatacgtCTCTTGATCTTTCGGAAATTTGTCTTTTAGCTCCCAATTTACAAACTTTAGAGTGCTATCATATGAAACTAACTCATACTAATTTAGACACGTACTTCATGTCTTTAGTGAATGTGGAATTCTCTTATTGTGAAGTGTCCGATGATGTTATTAGATTTGTTTTCACAAATTCGCCGTTTCTTAGAAAGATTTCAGTTGGTTCGGTTATAAAGATGACTGATGGTGATATGTTCAGATTATGCGCTGAATGCGATCTAATCAACTTAGAAGAACTGTGGTTTTCTTGTGCAATGTGGCTGACCTCTACTACCGTGGAATTATTAATGGGACATTGTCCTAAATTGAAAGTTATAGGGCACATGGACGGATGGGATGTTTCACAAGAAGATATCGATTATTTAAGAGCTGTAGTTATTTGTACAAATACCGATTTGACTTTATTTCCAGCAAATGATTTGTAG
- the LOC130895801 gene encoding peroxidase-like, whose translation MRSRTKCLYYFFVILLEVAFIRCQCGIIPRTCPPITDIYRTFDGTCNNVEYPWWGTAYSEYDRIQPACYGDDISTPRKAQNGDDLPNPRSVRLACLPENHVDKDEEITRVFIPILQFFQHDIISSYKSAGDSSSCCSKNLQKLSKEPDHCVNMVISEEDPLYIRYNITCVPMVKMINNIDIDCDSENTQAEQINKATHFMDLSNLYGTNEDENFALRTGAGGKLLLENRNGFDYLPNDPTGSTCQIPDKKKEICYKTGNKLQKPY comes from the exons ATGAGATCCAGAACAAAATGTCTGTACTATTTCTTTGTGATTCTATTAGAAGTGGCGTTTATTAGATGCCAGTGTGGTATAATACCAAGAACATGTCCGCCAATCACTGATATCTACAGAACATTCGATGGTACATGTAATAACGTCGAATATCCATGGTGGGGTACGGCTTACTCAGAATACGACAGGATACAACCAGCTTGTTACGGAGATG ACATTTCAACACCCAGAAAAGCCCAAAACGGTGACGATCTTCCTAATCCAAGAAGTGTGAGATTAGCTTGTTTACCAGAGAATCATGTGGATAAAGATGAGGAAATTACTCGTGTTTTTATAccaatattacaattttttcaacatgATATCATCTCAAGCTACAAGTCTG ctGGAGATAGTTCTAGCTGTTGTagtaaaaatttacaaaaattatccaAAGAACCTGATCATTGTGTGAATATGGTGATATCAGAAGAAGATCCCCTGTATATTAGATACAACATCACGTGTGTACCCATGgttaaaatgattaataatattgatatcgATTGTGATAGTGAGAATACACAGGCCGAGCAG ataAATAAAGCTACTCATTTTATGGATCTGTCGAATCTGTATGGAACCAATGAGGATGAAAATTTCGCTCTTAGAACGGGGGCTGGAGGAAAATTATTACTAGAAAATAGAAACGGTTTTGATTATCTCCCAAATGATCCTACAGGATCGACATGTCAAATTCCAGATAAAAAGAAggaaatttgttacaaaacaGGTAATAAGCTTCAGAAACCTTACTag
- the LOC130895862 gene encoding peroxidase-like produces MMFLWQACVFITYTIVEANHECGYQNARCYQKNIYARSVDGSCNNIDHPNWGTQFSVYDRLVPAKYGRKFALAHSKNGKPLPSARLISTTLFLDETSPDPDLTISAVQYGQLVAHDLSEAFIVGDPLSCCTSTFQEKDHMPSNCIPIKIPHDDPNYSIINATCLSMMRSQTNQERGCSLYLQNISQISGVTAFLDLSNVYGNTEEESRSYRTQKNGLLQLNVRNHREWLPEANDKELMCPFLPKGERCYQTGDDRANQHLNLVILHTLWPREHNRLARELSRINPHWNDEKLFNIARSIAIAEHQYLTYYELLPIWTSRNQLLQLGIISDSDNFINDYDGNMRPHIYNEFAHGAFRHFHSMIPGTLQLADSSGCPYRTLVQRDYMFRPNCLERSDIFDSLLRGMTTQPSLTPDAFTDPELTNFFFAMTYKFGFDMKALDVQRARDHGLGSYNDLREFCGLGRVQNFNQLLDVMDLTSVEKLGHLYDYVDDIELIVAGSLEKQVPGTLLGPTFLCIFYEQFYRTRKSDRFFFENTHSGFTRLQLEEIKKFSFSRFICDNGNNVTHMQKNGFLQVSSSNLRLPCHQIPRVNLNLWKENRQEIIAKKI; encoded by the exons ATGATGTTTTTATGGCAGGCTTGTGTTTTTATTACATATACTATTGTTGAAGCAAATCACGAATGCGGTTATCAGAATGCTCgttgttatcaaaaaaatatttacgccAGATCTGTTGACGGATCTTGTAATAATATAGATCATCCCAATTGGGGAACCCAATTTTCTGTCTACGATAGATTAGTACCAGCAAAATACGGAAGAA AATTTGCATTGGCGCACTCAAAAAATGGTAAACCGTTACCTAGCGCTAGGTTAATATCGACTACTCTTTTCCTGGACGAAACTTCTCCAGATCCGGATTTAACGATTAGTGCTGTTCAGTATGGTCAATTGGTAGCACACGATTTGAGCGAGGCTTTCATAG TTGGAGATCCGTTATCATGTTGTACTTCAACATTTCAAGAAAAGGATCATATGCCGAGTAATTGTATACCTATTAAAATTCCTCATGATGATCCCAATTATTCGATAATAAATGCAACTTGTTTATCAATGATGAGATCTCAAACCAATCAGGAGCGTGGATGTTCTCTTTATCTACAAAACATTTCACAG ATATCAGGAGTTACTGCTTTCTTGGATTTATCGAATGTATATGGTAATACCGAGGAAGAATCTCGAAGTTATAGAACTCAAAAAAACGGATTGCTTCAACTTAACGTCCGAAATCATCGGGAATGGTTACCAGAAGCCAATGACAAAGAATTAATGTGTCCTTTTCTACCTAAGGGCGAAAGATGTTATCAAACAG gtGATGATAGAGCGAATCAACATCTCAATCTCGTGATACTACATACATTATGGCCAAGAGAACACAACAGATTAGCGCGAGAACTTTCTAGAATAAACCCACATTGGAACGATgagaaactttttaatatagCAAGAAGTATTGCTATAGCAGAACATCAATATTTAACTTATTATGAGCTTTTACCCATATGGACTTCAAGGAATCAGCTACTTCAACTTGGAATTATCTCCGATTCTGATAATTTTATCAACGATTATGATGGAAATATGAGACCGCATATTTATAACGAGTTTGCCCATGGGGCTTTCAGGCATTTTCACTCTATGATACCCGGTACATTACA GCTCGCAGATTCGTCTGGGTGTCCTTATAGAACATTGGTTCAGAGAGATTATATGTTTAGACCGAATTGTTTAGAAAGAAGCGATATATTCGATTCTTTGTTACGAGGTATGACCACGCAACCATCTCTAACTCCCGATGCATTTACCGATCCCGAA CTTACCAATTTCTTTTTTGCGATGACATACAAATTTGGTTTCGATATGAAGGCGCTAGATGTGCAGAGAGCACGAGATCATGGTTTGGGTTCATACAATGATTTACGAGAATTTTGTGGCTTGGGACGAGTACAGAACTTCAATCAACTGTTAGACGTTATGGACCTCACA TCAGTGGAAAAACTGGGTCATCTATATGATTACGTAGACGATATAGAATTAATCGTGGCTGGATCTCTGGAAAAGCAAGTTCCTGGTACTTTACTAGGACCGacatttttgtgtatattttacGAACAGTTTTACAGAACTAGAAAATCCGATAGATTTTTCTTCGAGAATACTCATAGCGGATTCACGCGTCTTCAATTGGAagagattaaaaaatttagtttttccCGATTCATATGTGATAACGGTAATAACGTAACACACATGCAAAAGAACGGATTCCTACAAGTTTCTAGCAG taaccTTAGGCTTCCTTGCCATCAGATACCCAGAGTAAATTTGAACTTATGGAAAGAAAATCGTCAAGAAATAATTGccaagaaaatttga
- the LOC130895800 gene encoding peroxidase-like, whose protein sequence is MTNFTYTDVLKYVLDLPAQDIWRSRWAGIPSYNDIRSECGLIRATDFDEFSDAIDPQNIEKLKSVYRNVDDVDLYVGGLLERNYPGAKVGTTFFWIFIQQLLRFRQCDRFWYEHPEAGFTKIQLKIIKGVTLSSIMCETGNNIQSMQVEALQPPKGINFPINCQFIQKLDFSRWLETTYEDTTFEYTTYEEFTHESFYEITETYEIYS, encoded by the exons aTGACAAATTTTACATACACGGATGTATTGAAATATGTGTTGGACCTTCCAGCGCAGGATATTTGGAGATCAAGATGGGCAGGTATTCCGTCTTATAACGATATAAGATCTGAATGTGGTTTGATCAGAGCAACTGATTTCGATGAATTTAGCGACGCGATTGATCCACAG AATATAGAAAAACTGAAGTCGGTATATCGGAATGTCGATGATGTAGATTTGTACGTCGGTGGACTTTTGGAAAGAAACTATCCGGGGGCAAAAGTCGGTACAACTTTTTTTTGGATCTTTATACAACAATTGCTGCGTTTCCGACAATGCGATCGGTTCTGGTACGAGCATCCCGAAGCGGGATTCACGAAAATacagttaaaaataattaaagggGTGACTTTATCTAGTATTATGTGCGAAACTGGTAATAATATCCAGTCCATGCAAGTAGAAGCTTTGCAACCACCAAAAGGAAT AAATTTCCCGATCAACTGTCAGTTTATACAGAAATTGGACTTTTCTAGATGGTTGGAAACGACTTATGAAGACACCACTTTCGAATACACTACTTATGAAGAGTTTACTCATgaaagtttttatgaaattactgAAACCTATGAAATATATTCATAG
- the LOC130895956 gene encoding uncharacterized protein LOC130895956, producing MSPKKLIISLQQKCLKIVYNKLYYAIDDEDPNAYLAIRKCLPRNSLLDLLKRLSHAENLDRYTRFNCLQLLLREGSRELDTGIFPRIYYDKILKVILDRGQRLQHLNFKGVWIRDFPDLLSKVIRNSPGLKTLIIPQMANNEVLEAINTLEYLTVLDISGESYFTVNGIKKLSNKTLQVLDLGYAGDSCFCQEDELEEPELEEEEGSEDEENEEEELNEFEDGTEERDFQLLAEIIENLPALISLKTYSFTGNAISVLKGMNPNYKTNLKFLHDSNTSVDIMDSVVSLCPDLEDIHLEEAESDVLEDLYKLSKLNTLQLTKCYIDEFLFSLDIFGGQLQVLKLNNMTETHLDLSDLCISAPNLHTIELYQMKLAFTNKDNYFGNLNNMDFSYCETTSDTMLSVLRNSPSLKVFRVLECLVNLSDKDIFDLCSERKLESLEKLWFSSAGTLTAASVEMLMESCPNLVQIGELDGWDVTKEDMVDLRAVIKATNIDLKITPR from the exons ATGTCTCctaaaaagttaattatttcGTTACAACAAAAgtgtttgaaaattgtttacaacAAGCTCTATTACGCAATAGACGACGAAGATCCGAACGCTTATTTGGCTATAAGAAAATGCCTGCCGAGAAATTCGTTACtagatttattaaaaagattATCACACGCAGAAAATCTTGATAGATATACACGTTTCAATTGTCTTCAATTATTGTTACGAGAAGGATCTAGGGAATTGGATACAGGAATATTCCCTAGAATCTATTACGATAAAATTCTCAAAGTAATACTCGATCGAGGTCAGAGATTACAGCATTTAAATTTCAAAGGTGTTTGGATTAGAGATTTTCCCGATCTACTCAGTAAGGTTATAAGAAATTCTCCGGGTTTAAAAACCCTTATTATACCACAAATGGCTAACAATGAAGTATTAGAAGCTATAAATACGTTGGAATATTTAACTGTTTTGGATATAAGTGGGGAAAGTTATTTTACAG TTAATGGAATAAAGAAATTGAGCAATAAGACACTACAAGTCCTCGATCTTGGATACGCTGGAGACAGTTGCTTCTGTCAAGAAGACGAATTAGAAGAACcggaattagaagaagaagaaggatcTGAAGACGAAGAAAACGAAGAGGAAGAATTAAACGAATTCGAAGACGGTACGGAAGAGAGAGATTTTCAATTATTAgcagaaataatagaaaatttaccagCTTTGATATCATTAAAGACCTATTCCTTCACAGGTAATGCGATATCTGTACTAAAAGGAATGAATCCtaattataaaactaatttgaaattcTTACATGATTCAAATACGTCAGTTGATATTATGGACAGCGTTGTTAGCTTATGTCCGGATTTGGAAGATATACATTTAGAAGAAGCCGAAAGTGATGTCCTAgaagatttatataaattgagtAAATTGAATACTTTACAATTAACCAAATGCTACATCGATGAATTTTTATTCTCTCTAGATATATTTGGAGGACAGTTGCAAGTGTTGAAGCTGAACAATATGACAGAAACTCATCTAGATTTATCTGATCTATGTATTTCAGCTCCCAATTTACACACGATCGAACTTTATCAAATGAAACTCGCTTTCacaaataaagataattatttCGGCAATTTAAATAACATGGATTTCAGTTATTGTGAAACAACTAGTGATACTATGTTATCGGTTTTGCGAAATTCTCCTTCCCTGAAAGTATTTAGAGTTCTAGAGTGTTTAGTAAATTTATCggataaagatatttttgatttatgctCTGAAAGGAAATTGGAGAGCTTGGAAAAATTATGGTTCTCGTCTGCCGGAACACTCACCGCTGCTAGCGTGGAGATGTTGATGGAAAGTTGTCCGAATTTAGTCCAAATTGGAGAGTTAGATGGATGGGACGTTACCAAAGAAGATATGGTAGATTTGAGAGCCGTTATCAAAGCTACcaatattgatttgaaaattactcCGAGGTAA